A genomic window from Serratia liquefaciens includes:
- a CDS encoding YbhB/YbcL family Raf kinase inhibitor-like protein, with protein sequence MIGRGFSALALSAALLTGSLSFTAQAAGTFTLSSSAFQDGGMLAQKYAGATPGNASCTGDNVSPPLSWTHPPAGTTSFALLLSDPEGRAGLGVSHLVAYGIPATASGFAEGDLTQGKGFIGGKNSPGTAVYHGPCPPAGSGLHHYTFVLIATDLPPHALGPGLTREQLLEKLQGHAKGGAGIIGRFGQ encoded by the coding sequence ATGATCGGTCGTGGTTTCTCCGCACTCGCGCTCAGCGCGGCATTACTTACCGGTTCGCTGTCGTTCACGGCACAGGCCGCCGGCACCTTTACCCTCAGCTCATCGGCGTTTCAGGACGGTGGTATGCTGGCGCAGAAATACGCCGGAGCTACACCGGGCAATGCCAGCTGCACCGGCGACAACGTTTCACCTCCGCTGAGCTGGACCCACCCGCCGGCGGGCACCACCAGCTTCGCCCTGCTGCTGTCCGACCCCGAAGGCCGCGCCGGTTTGGGCGTTAGCCATTTGGTGGCTTATGGCATCCCGGCCACGGCCAGCGGTTTCGCCGAAGGCGACCTCACGCAGGGCAAAGGCTTTATCGGTGGCAAGAACTCACCGGGCACCGCGGTATATCACGGTCCATGCCCACCGGCGGGTTCAGGCTTGCACCACTATACCTTCGTGCTGATCGCCACCGATCTCCCGCCTCATGCGCTGGGGCCAGGATTAACTCGCGAACAGCTGTTGGAAAAATTGCAGGGCCACGCCAAGGGCGGTGCGGGTATCATCGGTCGCTTCGGTCAATAA
- a CDS encoding nitrate reductase: protein MSAAHCTTCPYCGVGCGVTVDRQSEGAFAVSGDIEHPANQGRLCVKGSALGETLDLAGRLLQPQIEGQPVGWEQALDQVALRFSRIIEQHGPQAVAFYASGQLLTEDYYVANKLMKGFIGAANIDTNSRLCMASAVVGYKRAFGADAVPGCYEDLEQADLVILTGSNTAWAHPVVYQRLVKARRQRPQMRVVVIDPRETATCDIADLHLPLRPGSDAALFTGALNWLAEHGGLDKAFLQRHTNGVEATLAAAIPWSPSRVAEFCGLPLNRVLAFFQLLTASRDWVTLYSMGINQSASGADKCNAIINLHLAGGRIGRAGSGPFSITGQPNAMGGREVGGLANQLAAHMGFNAEDIDRVQRFWQAPRIARQPGLNAVDLFQAIATGQVKAVWIMGTNPAVSLPDADAVRQALKQCPLVVVSEVMAATDTAELAHIRLPALAWGEKEGSVTNSERCISRQRAFLPPPGEARADWWILSQVAQRMGYGAAFGYRHPCEIFSEHAALSGFENEGARAFDIGLLAGLDRQQWLRMKPVQWPLNAQHPTGCRRLFSEGRFFHADGRARLLPVTPRLPHNAVSSRYPLVLNTGRIRDQWHTMTRTGKAARLMRHLSEPFCEMHPQDAAEQGIIDGSLVRLSSPHSWMLARAQCNPGQRRGSVFVPMHWNGQFTAQGRVDALIPPVVDVDSGQPESKHAPVRVSHWPVSWQAEIFLRTEIAAPKGIYWSRVAQDGLTHYIMAGQQPVEDWQAWLRRHFTLEGLTLQTAQLAQRGLHLLGWRQGEVQLAFYVRSHAPVLDRPAILNAFEQAPASGPQRLALLAGRGAPGEQAAGATICSCFGVGENHIIAAIRAGCHSTQALGASLQCGTNCGSCLPELKKLIQQHASQRVA from the coding sequence ATGAGCGCCGCGCATTGCACCACCTGTCCATACTGCGGCGTTGGCTGTGGCGTGACCGTCGATCGACAGAGCGAAGGTGCGTTCGCGGTCAGCGGCGATATTGAGCATCCGGCCAATCAGGGGCGACTGTGCGTAAAAGGCAGCGCGCTGGGGGAAACTCTGGATCTGGCGGGCCGCCTGTTGCAACCACAGATTGAAGGGCAGCCAGTGGGATGGGAACAGGCGCTCGATCAGGTGGCGCTGCGTTTTAGCCGCATTATCGAACAGCATGGCCCGCAGGCGGTGGCGTTTTATGCCTCAGGCCAACTGCTGACCGAAGACTATTACGTGGCGAACAAACTGATGAAGGGATTCATTGGTGCCGCCAATATCGACACCAATTCCAGGCTGTGTATGGCTTCGGCAGTGGTCGGCTACAAACGGGCGTTCGGTGCCGATGCGGTACCTGGCTGCTATGAGGATCTCGAGCAGGCCGATCTGGTGATTCTGACCGGCTCCAATACTGCCTGGGCGCATCCGGTGGTTTATCAGCGGTTGGTAAAGGCGCGTCGGCAACGTCCGCAGATGCGGGTGGTGGTGATTGATCCACGTGAGACGGCGACCTGTGACATTGCCGATTTACATTTGCCGCTGCGGCCCGGCAGCGACGCGGCGCTGTTTACCGGTGCTCTGAACTGGCTGGCCGAGCACGGCGGATTGGATAAAGCTTTTTTGCAACGGCATACCAACGGCGTAGAGGCCACGTTGGCGGCAGCAATCCCCTGGTCGCCGTCACGAGTGGCGGAGTTTTGCGGGCTGCCCCTGAACAGGGTATTGGCATTCTTCCAACTGCTGACTGCGTCCCGTGACTGGGTGACGCTCTATTCGATGGGCATCAACCAGTCGGCAAGCGGGGCGGACAAGTGCAATGCGATTATTAACCTGCATCTGGCGGGGGGACGCATTGGCCGGGCGGGCAGCGGCCCGTTTTCGATCACCGGCCAACCCAATGCCATGGGCGGGCGAGAAGTGGGCGGCTTGGCCAACCAACTGGCGGCGCATATGGGGTTCAACGCTGAGGATATAGACCGGGTGCAGCGTTTCTGGCAGGCACCGCGCATAGCCCGGCAGCCGGGGTTGAACGCGGTAGATCTGTTCCAGGCGATAGCCACCGGCCAGGTAAAGGCGGTATGGATTATGGGGACCAACCCGGCCGTTTCCCTGCCGGATGCCGATGCGGTACGCCAGGCGTTGAAGCAGTGCCCGCTGGTGGTGGTGTCCGAAGTGATGGCGGCGACCGATACCGCCGAACTGGCGCATATTCGTCTGCCGGCGCTGGCCTGGGGGGAAAAAGAAGGCAGCGTCACCAACTCCGAACGCTGCATCTCACGGCAGCGCGCATTTTTACCGCCGCCGGGAGAAGCTCGCGCCGACTGGTGGATCCTCAGCCAGGTGGCGCAGCGTATGGGCTATGGTGCGGCGTTTGGCTACCGTCATCCTTGTGAGATTTTCAGCGAACACGCGGCGCTGTCCGGTTTTGAAAATGAGGGGGCACGGGCGTTCGACATTGGCCTGCTGGCAGGACTGGATCGGCAGCAATGGCTGCGGATGAAGCCGGTGCAGTGGCCGCTCAATGCGCAGCACCCCACCGGCTGCCGACGTTTGTTCAGCGAAGGACGTTTTTTCCATGCGGACGGCAGGGCGCGATTGCTGCCGGTAACGCCGCGCCTGCCGCACAATGCCGTGTCGTCACGCTACCCCCTGGTGTTAAACACCGGTCGTATCCGAGATCAATGGCACACCATGACGCGCACCGGCAAAGCTGCGCGGCTGATGCGTCATCTGAGCGAGCCGTTTTGCGAGATGCATCCTCAGGACGCTGCCGAACAGGGCATCATCGACGGCAGCTTGGTGCGGCTCAGTTCCCCTCACAGTTGGATGCTGGCGCGTGCGCAGTGTAACCCTGGGCAGCGACGTGGCAGCGTGTTTGTGCCGATGCACTGGAATGGGCAGTTTACCGCGCAGGGGCGAGTTGACGCTTTGATTCCACCGGTGGTGGATGTCGACTCCGGCCAACCGGAAAGCAAGCATGCCCCGGTGCGGGTCAGTCATTGGCCGGTGAGCTGGCAGGCAGAGATTTTCCTACGCACCGAGATTGCCGCCCCCAAGGGGATTTACTGGAGCCGGGTGGCGCAGGACGGCCTGACTCACTACATCATGGCAGGGCAGCAACCGGTGGAAGACTGGCAAGCCTGGCTCAGGCGGCATTTCACGCTGGAGGGCCTGACGCTGCAGACGGCACAGTTGGCGCAGCGTGGCTTGCACCTGCTTGGCTGGCGACAGGGGGAGGTACAGCTGGCGTTTTATGTGCGCAGCCATGCACCGGTGCTCGATCGGCCGGCGATCCTCAATGCATTTGAACAGGCACCTGCCAGCGGGCCGCAGCGGCTGGCGTTGTTGGCAGGGCGCGGCGCACCCGGTGAACAGGCGGCGGGGGCCACGATTTGCAGCTGTTTCGGCGTAGGAGAGAACCACATCATCGCTGCGATTCGGGCGGGATGTCACAGCACGCAAGCGCTGGGTGCGAGCCTGCAATGCGGGACTAACTGCGGTTCCTGCTTGCCTGAGCTGAAAAAATTGATTCAACAACATGCATCCCAACGGGTGGCTTAG
- a CDS encoding YchO/YchP family invasin: MIEAIPKASDRVKKTVHTFLAPACLPAVALAWLLGSLPAGAESPPAPPSVSHQANTDDTLPELGGNTSNDAEREKEWATMAKQLGERNLNNVSGQQVRTRAESYAVGQAGEVLQQQAQELLSPLGTAKLSLTMSEQGNFSGSSGQLFSPLYDVNGLLTYSQLGLLQQTEGALGNFGVGQRWVAGDWLLGYNTVLDSDFKRNHNRASLGAEAWGDFLRFSANYYYPLSALAQQNDNAEFLSRPASGYDITTQGYLPFYRQIGGSLSYEQYWGENVNLFGSGKKQNDPRAMQLGVNYTPVPLVTVKALHKMGEGGLSQDQVELALSYRLGVPLVKQISPEYVAQAKSLRGSRYDNIERKNVPVMEFRQRKTLQVFLATPPWSLQPGETLPLKLEIKTTNKITRVSWQGDTQALSLTSSQNSNDPNGWSLIVPQWDDTPGAENRYRLSVTLEDDKQQLVTSNWIQLQVAPPLTASSGGDEGLPPPKMLQTPTIPAETGPLNGAD, translated from the coding sequence ATGATTGAAGCTATCCCTAAAGCAAGTGACAGAGTGAAGAAAACCGTTCATACCTTCTTGGCCCCTGCCTGTTTACCGGCGGTGGCGTTGGCGTGGCTGCTGGGCAGCTTGCCCGCCGGTGCCGAATCTCCCCCTGCGCCGCCTTCCGTTAGCCATCAAGCGAATACGGACGACACTTTGCCGGAGCTGGGCGGCAATACCTCGAATGACGCCGAACGCGAGAAAGAGTGGGCCACCATGGCCAAACAGCTGGGGGAACGTAACCTGAATAACGTTTCCGGCCAGCAGGTGCGTACCCGCGCCGAGAGTTACGCGGTGGGGCAAGCCGGCGAGGTGCTGCAACAACAGGCGCAAGAGCTGCTGTCACCGCTGGGGACCGCCAAACTGTCGCTGACTATGTCCGAACAGGGGAATTTTTCCGGCAGCAGCGGCCAGTTGTTCAGCCCTCTGTATGACGTTAACGGGCTGCTGACTTACAGCCAGCTCGGCCTGCTGCAGCAAACCGAAGGGGCGTTGGGCAACTTTGGCGTTGGACAGCGTTGGGTCGCCGGCGATTGGCTGCTGGGCTACAACACGGTGCTCGACAGCGACTTCAAACGCAATCATAACCGCGCCAGCCTGGGGGCCGAAGCCTGGGGCGACTTCCTGCGTTTTTCCGCCAATTATTACTATCCGTTATCGGCACTGGCGCAACAGAACGATAACGCCGAATTTCTCAGTCGTCCGGCAAGCGGTTACGACATCACCACCCAAGGCTATCTGCCGTTTTACCGCCAGATCGGCGGCTCTCTCAGCTACGAACAGTACTGGGGGGAGAACGTGAACCTGTTTGGCAGCGGTAAAAAACAAAACGACCCGCGAGCGATGCAATTGGGGGTGAATTACACGCCGGTGCCGCTGGTGACGGTGAAAGCGCTGCACAAGATGGGGGAAGGCGGGCTGAGCCAGGATCAGGTTGAACTGGCGCTGAGCTATCGTCTTGGCGTACCGCTGGTAAAGCAGATATCGCCGGAGTATGTGGCCCAGGCCAAATCGCTGCGCGGCAGCCGCTATGACAATATCGAACGGAAAAATGTCCCGGTAATGGAGTTCCGCCAGCGTAAAACGCTGCAGGTCTTCCTGGCCACGCCGCCCTGGAGCCTGCAACCGGGGGAAACGCTGCCGTTGAAGCTGGAGATTAAAACCACCAATAAAATCACCCGCGTCAGTTGGCAGGGGGATACCCAGGCACTGAGCCTGACGTCGTCGCAAAACAGCAACGATCCGAACGGCTGGAGTCTGATTGTGCCGCAGTGGGATGACACGCCGGGGGCGGAAAACCGCTACCGTTTATCGGTCACGCTGGAAGACGACAAGCAGCAGTTGGTGACTTCCAACTGGATACAACTGCAGGTGGCGCCACCGCTGACAGCCTCTTCCGGGGGCGACGAGGGTTTGCCGCCGCCCAAAATGCTGCAAACGCCCACCATTCCGGCAGAGACCGGGCCGTTGAACGGCGCTGACTAA
- a CDS encoding prepilin peptidase, with product MFNPPQWDLWYRGLLIPAMLLSAVIARWLMHSVSQDLGQRLPPLKTRTLMLIAISAGLTALPFNLTPLQQTGLLPVATLLIALACIDWRYRLLPDRLTQPLLWAGLLANQQGCFTSLNEAVTGATAGYLSLWLLNAGYRWRRKKEGIGQGDFKMLAALGAWSGWSALPMLVTGAAVAGLCVATLACLRRSPGRDAPLPFGLYLALSGWFTLLSLADMDITPFIKGNSLISAYFTPMAD from the coding sequence ATGTTTAACCCCCCGCAGTGGGATCTGTGGTATCGCGGCCTGCTTATTCCGGCCATGTTACTGTCGGCGGTCATCGCCAGATGGCTCATGCATTCCGTGTCTCAGGATCTGGGGCAACGCCTGCCGCCGCTAAAAACCCGCACTCTGATGTTGATAGCCATCAGCGCCGGGCTGACGGCATTGCCTTTTAACCTCACACCGCTGCAGCAAACAGGACTGCTGCCGGTGGCAACCCTGTTGATCGCGCTGGCCTGCATCGACTGGCGGTACCGATTATTGCCCGATCGCCTGACGCAGCCGCTGTTATGGGCCGGGCTGCTGGCCAATCAGCAAGGCTGCTTTACCTCGTTGAACGAGGCGGTGACCGGGGCCACCGCCGGCTATCTGTCATTGTGGTTGCTTAACGCCGGTTATCGCTGGCGGCGAAAAAAAGAGGGCATTGGCCAGGGCGATTTTAAAATGCTGGCGGCCCTGGGGGCCTGGAGCGGCTGGTCTGCCCTGCCCATGTTGGTTACCGGCGCGGCAGTGGCAGGCTTATGCGTTGCGACGTTGGCCTGTTTACGCCGCAGCCCCGGCAGAGATGCCCCGCTGCCGTTCGGCCTCTATCTGGCCCTTTCCGGCTGGTTTACCCTGCTTTCGCTGGCCGACATGGATATCACGCCCTTCATCAAGGGAAATTCTCTCATTTCAGCTTATTTCACCCCAATGGCCGATTAA
- the narL gene encoding two-component system response regulator NarL: MTTETAATILLIDDHPMLRNGVKQLIGMDPRLQVIAEAGNGEQGVSLAEEHDPDLILLDLNMPGINGLETLDRLRMTALSGRIVVFSVSNHEDDVVSALKRGADGYLLKDMEPEELLKALHQAAAGQMVLSEALTPILAASLRENRPSAERDIQQLTPRERDILKLIAQGLPNKMIARKLTITESTVKVHVKHLLKKMKLKSRVEAAVWVLQGKNG; the protein is encoded by the coding sequence ATGACGACCGAAACTGCCGCCACCATTTTACTGATTGACGACCACCCGATGCTGCGCAACGGCGTAAAACAGCTTATCGGCATGGACCCGCGCCTGCAGGTGATTGCCGAAGCCGGCAACGGTGAACAAGGTGTTTCGCTGGCCGAGGAGCACGATCCTGACCTGATCCTGCTCGATCTGAACATGCCGGGCATCAACGGGCTGGAAACGTTGGATCGCCTGCGCATGACCGCGCTTTCTGGCCGCATTGTGGTGTTTAGCGTGTCGAATCACGAAGATGACGTGGTCAGCGCGCTAAAACGCGGCGCAGACGGCTACCTGCTGAAAGATATGGAGCCGGAGGAGTTGTTGAAGGCGCTGCACCAGGCGGCCGCAGGCCAGATGGTCTTAAGCGAGGCGTTAACCCCGATTCTGGCCGCCAGCCTGCGCGAAAACCGCCCGAGCGCCGAACGGGATATTCAGCAACTGACGCCGCGCGAGCGCGATATTCTCAAACTGATTGCCCAGGGGCTGCCGAACAAGATGATCGCCCGCAAGCTGACCATCACCGAAAGTACCGTCAAGGTGCACGTCAAACACCTGCTGAAGAAAATGAAGCTGAAATCGCGCGTTGAGGCCGCCGTGTGGGTTCTGCAGGGTAAAAACGGTTAG
- the narX gene encoding nitrate/nitrite two-component system sensor histidine kinase NarX: MKRLLAPLSIVNQVAILMLLLGILGVAGMSISAWMSQSIQGNAHAINKAGSLRMQSYRLLAKVPLDARSEILIRELDQDANSPDLQRPLEQEGLTEQFQALHDYWRLTLLPQLHQARQPTDAAPQVAHFVSLLDALVSDIDRHTERRLLTVTLVQAVFIALTLLLLVGTICYLRRRLLHPWRQLVAMALSVGRGDFSHRFTQRGHQDEMASLGGALNTMSDELATMYSGLEQRVAEKTADLQQKNQVLSFLYRASRQLHANEPLCSRLTPILNQLQTLTPLRAIQVRLYENNSQEQFVQLSGNQPLRPEYCNNPVCSACLNDDEQQHASHPSLSWSLSDKLGDYGVIVAQHAPQRPLNDDHKQLMNTLVEQLTSVLAIERQVDHQQQLMLMEERAAIARELHDSIAQSLSCLKMQLSCLQMQGAELSPANLGLVQQMREELNIAYRQLRELLTTFRLRLTEPGLLAALQSTVQEFGQRLGIPISLDYQLTPRTVPTYQAIHLLQIAREALSNIHKHAQASQVSIQVINQRGEVTLSVCDNGCGLPQDTLRPDHYGLIIMRDRAKSLHGRCEILPRNGGGTEVRVVFKPDNHAID, from the coding sequence ATGAAACGCCTGTTAGCTCCGCTTTCCATCGTTAACCAGGTGGCCATTTTGATGTTGCTGCTTGGCATACTGGGCGTGGCCGGCATGAGCATTTCCGCCTGGATGTCACAGAGCATTCAGGGCAACGCCCACGCCATCAACAAAGCCGGTTCACTGCGGATGCAGAGCTATCGCCTGCTGGCAAAGGTGCCGCTGGATGCGCGCAGCGAAATCCTGATACGCGAACTGGATCAGGATGCAAACAGCCCCGACCTGCAACGCCCGCTGGAACAAGAAGGCTTGACCGAACAGTTTCAGGCGCTGCACGACTACTGGCGACTGACGCTGCTGCCGCAATTGCACCAGGCCCGTCAACCGACCGACGCAGCCCCTCAGGTGGCACATTTCGTCTCCCTGCTGGATGCGCTGGTCTCGGACATCGACCGCCATACCGAGCGCCGGTTGCTGACGGTGACGCTGGTACAGGCGGTGTTTATCGCCCTGACGCTGTTGCTGTTGGTGGGCACCATTTGTTACCTGCGCCGGCGCCTGCTGCATCCCTGGCGGCAATTGGTGGCGATGGCGTTGTCGGTGGGCCGCGGCGATTTCAGCCACCGCTTCACTCAACGTGGCCACCAGGATGAAATGGCCTCGCTTGGCGGCGCGTTAAACACCATGTCCGACGAACTGGCCACCATGTACAGCGGGCTGGAGCAACGGGTGGCGGAGAAGACCGCCGATCTTCAGCAAAAAAATCAGGTATTGAGCTTTTTGTACCGCGCCAGCCGCCAACTGCACGCCAATGAACCGCTGTGCAGCCGCCTGACGCCAATACTCAATCAGTTGCAAACCCTGACGCCGTTGCGCGCCATTCAGGTGCGGCTGTATGAAAACAACAGTCAGGAGCAGTTTGTGCAGTTGAGCGGCAACCAGCCGCTGCGGCCGGAATACTGCAATAACCCGGTGTGCAGCGCCTGCCTGAACGACGACGAGCAACAGCATGCCAGCCACCCATCACTGAGCTGGAGCCTGAGCGACAAGCTGGGAGATTATGGGGTGATTGTCGCGCAACATGCGCCACAGCGCCCGCTGAATGACGACCATAAGCAGTTGATGAACACCCTGGTAGAGCAGTTGACCAGCGTGCTGGCGATTGAACGCCAGGTTGACCACCAGCAACAACTGATGCTGATGGAAGAGCGTGCGGCGATAGCGCGTGAACTGCATGACTCCATCGCCCAGTCGCTGTCGTGCCTGAAGATGCAACTCAGTTGCCTGCAAATGCAGGGCGCGGAACTTTCCCCCGCCAACCTGGGGCTGGTGCAACAGATGCGAGAGGAACTGAACATTGCTTATCGCCAACTGCGCGAGCTGCTGACCACCTTCCGCCTGCGGTTGACGGAGCCGGGGCTGCTGGCAGCGCTGCAGTCGACGGTGCAGGAGTTTGGTCAACGGCTCGGTATTCCCATCAGCCTCGACTATCAGTTAACGCCGCGCACGGTGCCCACCTATCAGGCTATCCACCTGTTGCAAATTGCCCGTGAAGCGTTAAGCAATATCCACAAGCATGCCCAGGCCAGCCAGGTGAGCATTCAGGTGATCAATCAACGGGGCGAAGTCACCCTGAGCGTCTGCGATAACGGCTGCGGCCTGCCGCAAGATACCCTTCGCCCCGACCACTACGGCCTGATCATAATGCGCGATCGCGCCAAAAGCCTGCACGGCCGCTGCGAAATTTTGCCCCGCAACGGCGGCGGCACCGAGGTCCGGGTGGTATTCAAACCGGACAACCACGCCATCGACTAA
- the cobA gene encoding uroporphyrinogen-III C-methyltransferase, protein MIAIERLMRAGDRQQPVRSGEVWLVGAGPGDAELLTLKALRVIRQADVVVFDRLVSPAVMALLPKKALCIDVGKSMGCHTLSQTEIDTLLVELAQAGNRVVSLKGGDPFIFGRGGEEMVHLQRHGVVCHVVPGITAASGCAAVSGIPLTHRDYAQSVRFVTGHCRNGEVDLDWRGLVTAGQTLVFYMGLSLSETLTAQLIRHGMAPQTPLAIVERGTLPRQRVLIGTLSALPALIAKQRPVSPSLLVIGEVVSLYRTTNVIAALPEPALTA, encoded by the coding sequence ATGATCGCGATAGAGAGACTGATGCGGGCTGGAGACAGGCAGCAGCCGGTACGCAGCGGCGAGGTGTGGTTGGTGGGCGCCGGGCCGGGGGATGCGGAACTGCTGACTTTAAAGGCACTGAGGGTGATCCGGCAGGCCGACGTGGTGGTGTTCGATCGGCTGGTTTCCCCGGCGGTAATGGCTTTATTGCCGAAAAAGGCCCTGTGTATCGACGTGGGGAAATCGATGGGATGCCATACCCTGTCGCAAACCGAAATAGACACGCTGCTGGTGGAGTTGGCACAGGCCGGTAATCGAGTGGTGAGCTTAAAAGGCGGTGACCCTTTTATTTTTGGCCGCGGCGGGGAGGAAATGGTGCATTTACAACGCCATGGTGTGGTGTGCCATGTGGTGCCGGGCATCACCGCTGCCAGCGGTTGTGCGGCGGTGAGCGGCATTCCGCTGACCCACCGCGATTACGCACAGTCGGTACGCTTTGTGACGGGGCATTGCCGCAATGGCGAAGTCGACCTGGACTGGCGAGGGTTGGTTACCGCGGGCCAGACTCTGGTGTTTTATATGGGGCTGAGCCTGAGTGAAACGCTTACCGCGCAGCTGATACGCCATGGTATGGCGCCACAGACGCCGTTGGCGATCGTTGAACGCGGCACGTTACCGCGCCAACGAGTATTGATTGGCACATTATCAGCATTACCGGCGTTGATCGCCAAACAGCGGCCCGTTTCACCCAGCTTGCTGGTGATTGGTGAGGTGGTCAGCCTCTACCGTACGACGAACGTCATTGCCGCGTTGCCTGAACCAGCGCTGACCGCCTGA